The Branchiostoma floridae strain S238N-H82 chromosome 8, Bfl_VNyyK, whole genome shotgun sequence genome has a segment encoding these proteins:
- the LOC118420919 gene encoding uncharacterized protein LOC118420919 gives MDGMLQSVALILLVVVHIGNADTNVPDREVLCSTPEYDVVATPGGIGVSTTVFDLSLTTAKIRARHSLLKYFRGANDQGLEIPILPVNIIQTYVPTKLFREVTLSIPLPPDLWDNIPKPLDSKVRVDKVPRSIVYMRKVPTRAALGFSAEREAKKLFQILKKDGEPYWDDNDYYYIGQRKSPVDGKTMAHVIIFALNEQTFDVYSKAEGFETSVKQRVPSCLKSLSLKDLEKFAAQHPNVDSNAVDFTRAEPGENFCNGPLCPEYKVVHKYDSPLEKREYPAGHGSLVYAAAPTCHLDAAKGLAQRAIYDKLNASGLVKGKPFRLFDTAMGRIYQKQPGEDECNKVFVQAIPVPEDVLASEKLPDFLGQEPYDKDIVMDLKVHRRDYIAPITGYVRHFGGFADEEEIYRQGKALREDLDSRGLCYLPNMLYFVEYNRGSRLFDRHNEIMFWAYPEATCKPEKPSFFTPLHLEPPSHSEVNNDVLLPSLEDLCRDNACVERQPVRRFENFIEEKVEIPGSSVCANQKFCNSVREASKQAISKLLSYFNGYNKQQQRMDMPRPLFHYINLTSIGKPGCNKEMSTCSFVPKRFAADPPAPVGKDVTMYGATELNGYVMPFGDLNDDQIISTMVGFNKTLAGLEKFGIEYDKLTFGIMEYFAEDEGFEHNALFVPKLQKGIVVAEEENLAGPADTGKGTQLHRFVADMGDNIQEIQMIPKLYVCVDIESCNNLYSRKAMVALHDYFGGNNDGNVNLGRPSHLFYHVTGKKIEGCPYGLRSCSAIPEEFYEKTPKPTNERVMIFNATGLPGLGFATTLPDTNDVVEWGTEFRKLAETLEEKDLSFRGGYGYFFRETYPFDASDEPWYIAYWKKRAESGSEAPDEEDTEMPTEGQAEEKTEDEKGQEMSTALSEASNTAMPDQADDAAVPATEAAAMGSPAATEER, from the exons ATGGACGGAATGTTACAGTCCGTAGCTCTGATTTTGTTGGTGGTAGTCCACATTGGCAATGCTGATACCAATGTTCCTGATCGAGA GGTACTATGTAGCACCCCAGAGTATGACGTCGTCGCAACCCCTGGTGGTATCGGAGTCAGCACCACGGTGTTCGATCTCTCCCTGACAACGGCGAAGATCCGGGCCCGCCACAGTCTCCTCAAGTATTTCAGAGGCGCTAATGACCAAG GTTTGGAGATTCCCATACTACCAGTGAATATCATCCAGACGTACGTTCCCACCAAGCTCTTCCGCGAGGTGACCCTGTCCATACCCCTCCCCCCGGACCTGTGGGACAACATACCCAAACCACTAGACAGCAAG GTGAGAGTCGACAAAGTGCCCAGGAGTATAGTATACATGCGGAAGGTTCCCACCAGGGCTGCCTTGGGGTTCTCTGCGGAAAGGGAGGCCAAGAAACTCTTCCAAATCTTAAAGAAGGACGGGGAACCTTACTGGGATGACAACGACTACTACTACATCGGACAGAGAAAATC GCCTGTAGACGGCAAGACCATGGCCCATGTGATCATTTTTGCGCTCAACGAACAAACCTTTGACGTCTATTCCAAGGCGGAGGGTTTCGAAACAAGTGTAAAACAGCGGGTACCTTCCTGCTTGAAGTCGCTGAGCCTGAAGGACTTGGAAAAATTTGCTGCACAACACCCGAATGTCGACAGTAACGCCGTCGATTTTACAAGAGCCGAGCCTGGTGAAAACTTCTGTAATG GTCCACTCTGTCCAGAGTACAAGGTGGTACACAAGTATGATAGCCCGCTGGAGAAGCGTGAGTACCCAGCCGGGCACGGGTCTCTCGTGTACGCCGCCGCACCAACTTGTCATCTTGACGCTGCAAAAGGACTGGCCCAGCGCGCAATCTACGATAAACTCAACG CTTCTGGTCTCGTGAAGGGGAAGCCTTTCCGACTTTTTGACACGGCAATGGGACGGATATACCAGAAACAGCCAGGAGAGGACGAATGCAACAAAGTTTTCGTGCAAGCCATTCCCGTCCCGGAAGACGTGCTTGCATCAGAAAAG CTTCCCGACTTTTTGGGACAAGAACCTTACGACAAGGATATCGTGATGGAC CTGAAGGTGCATCGGCGGGACTATATCGCGCCTATAACAGGTTACGTGCGGCACTTTGGTGGCTTTGCTGATGAAGAGGAGATCTACCGCCAGGGCAAGGCGCTGAGGGAGGACCTGGACAGTCGCGGGCTCTGTTACCTGCCCAACATGCTGTACTTTGTCGAGTACAACAGGGGGTCCCGCCTGTTTGATCGCCACAATGAG ATCATGTTCTGGGCTTATCCGGAAGCGACGTGTAAGCCTGAGAAGCCGAGCTTTTTTACTCCCCTTCACCTTGAACCGCCCTCACACAG TGAGGTAAATAACGACGTGCTGCTTCCTTCCCTGGAGGATCTGTGCCGGGACAATGCGTGCGTGGAAAGACAACCCGTCAGGAGGTTCGAGAACTTCATCGAGGAAAAAGTTGAGATAC CTGGCAGTTCTGTCTGCGCCAACCAAAAGTTCTGCAACAGTGTCCGCGAAGCGAGTAAGCAAGCTATCTCCAAGCTCCTGTCCTACTTCAACGGCTACAACAAGCAGCAACAAAGGATGGATATGCCAAGGCCACTGTTTCACTAC ATCAACTTGACGAGTATTGGGAAACCAGGGTGCAACAAGGAAATGTCGACGTGCAGTTTTGTTCCCAAGCGCTTCGCAGCAGATCCTCCGGCACCCGTGGGTAAAGAT GTCACAATGTACGGGGCCACAGAACTGAACGGTTACGTCATGCCTTTCGGGGACTTAAACGACGACCAGATCATCAGTACTATGGTAGGATTCAACAAAACATTGGCTGGTCTGGAGAAGTTTGGTATAGAGTACGACAAG CTGACTTTTGGAATTATGGAGTATTTTGCAGAAGATGAAGGGTTTGAGCACAATGCACTCTTTGTTCCCAAACTGCAAAAAGGCATCGTTGTTGCTGAAGAG GAGAATCTTGCGGGACCTGCTGACACCGGAAAGGGAACCCAACTGCACAGATTTGTAGCGGACATGGGCGACAATATCCAGGAAATCCAAATGATTCCCA AGCTGTACGTCTGTGTCGACATTGAATCCTGCAATAACCTGTACTCTCGCAAGGCTATGGTTGCTCTGCACGATTATTTCGGCGGCAACAATGACGGAAATGTGAATCTCGGACGCCCTTCTCATCTTTTCTACCACGTG actggaaaaaaaattgaaggcTGCCCATACGGACTGAGGAGCTGCTCAGCCATTCCAGAGGAATTCTATGAGAAGACACCAAAGCCTACCAACGAACGG GTGATGATCTTTAATGCTACCGGACTGCCCGGTCTCGGGTTCGCTACTACTCTACCAGATACAAACGATGTAGTGGAATGGGGCACCGAATTCCGGAAACTGGCAGAAACCCTTGAGGAAAAAGATCTGTCCTTTCGTGGG GGTTATGGTTACTTCTTCCGGGAAACTTATCCGTTCGACGCAAGTGACGAGCCATGGTACATTGCCTACTGGAAGAAG CGCGCGGAGTCTGGAAGTGAAGCGCCCGATGAAGAAGACACGGAGATGCCGACGGAAGGTCAGGCCGAAGAGAAGACGGAGGACGAGAAAGGACAGGAGATGTCCACAGCACTATCTGAA GCCTCCAACACTGCGATGCCCGACCAAGCTGACGACGCCGCAGTACCGGCGACAGAGGCGGCGGCCATGGGCAGTCCTGCCGCGACCGAGGAGAGATAA